In Terriglobales bacterium, one genomic interval encodes:
- a CDS encoding nuclear transport factor 2 family protein, with product MANAKAIQREILRLEREQARAFNRRDISGAMRIFSPSFVGFSSTTHSRIRGLGAQRKTFQFYLRQSPKMTYRIEKPHVHVSGDTAVATFYWKVGLGPRRAVHGRGTHVFVRKGRNWRVVHEHFSRPH from the coding sequence ATGGCTAACGCCAAGGCGATTCAGAGGGAAATCCTGCGGCTGGAGCGCGAGCAGGCGCGCGCGTTCAACCGCCGCGATATCTCGGGCGCCATGCGGATCTTCAGCCCCAGCTTTGTGGGCTTCTCGTCCACAACGCACAGCCGCATCCGCGGCCTGGGTGCCCAGCGCAAGACCTTCCAGTTCTACCTGCGGCAATCACCCAAGATGACCTACCGCATCGAGAAGCCCCACGTGCACGTGAGCGGCGATACCGCGGTCGCCACCTTCTACTGGAAGGTGGGACTGGGGCCGCGGCGGGCGGTGCACGGCCGCGGCACGCACGTCTTCGTGCGCAAGGGCAGGAACTGGCGCGTGGTCCACGAGCACTTTTCGCGCCCGCACTAG